From Streptomyces sp. HUAS MG91, the proteins below share one genomic window:
- a CDS encoding 3-oxoacyl-[acyl-carrier-protein] synthase III C-terminal domain-containing protein produces MTITMSRVAARVPDRRDSVDEILARYDRPRAERRLFTRIFGLRTSPSLAEDESLLELLLDAGRAALDGRRADLVLYGHTLLVQPFGHHDEFVSRVRERLDLPGVPVYGISRINCASVLRGADLAERYLRRPGAGPDETVLVLGGDQGSMGDMSRIIPGFVVCGDAAAAVVVGREGGRHRGRYRYLGGAAVRDARFHRNLRMTTEETRAFGTACVDGMVRVIDEALERAGLGRDDVDWIMPHMSNAFVWRAVAGGLGIPMERVYLDLLPDQGHTFGVDALMALDHADRTGRLEPGRRCVLAAQGMGAYFQAAVVEVTEDAS; encoded by the coding sequence GTGACGATCACGATGTCCCGGGTGGCCGCGCGCGTGCCGGACCGGCGGGACTCCGTCGACGAGATCCTGGCGCGGTACGACCGCCCGCGGGCCGAACGACGCCTGTTCACCCGGATCTTCGGGCTGCGCACGAGCCCGTCGCTGGCCGAGGACGAGAGCTTGCTGGAGCTGCTGCTCGACGCGGGCCGCGCCGCCCTCGACGGCCGGCGCGCGGACCTCGTGCTCTACGGGCACACCCTGCTGGTGCAACCCTTCGGTCACCACGACGAGTTCGTCTCCCGCGTGCGCGAGCGGCTGGATCTGCCGGGCGTGCCCGTGTACGGGATCTCCCGGATCAACTGCGCCTCGGTGCTGCGCGGCGCCGACCTCGCCGAGCGCTATCTGCGCAGGCCCGGCGCCGGGCCGGACGAGACCGTGCTCGTCCTGGGCGGCGACCAGGGATCCATGGGCGACATGTCCCGCATCATCCCCGGATTCGTCGTGTGCGGCGACGCGGCGGCGGCGGTCGTCGTGGGCCGCGAGGGCGGCCGGCACCGGGGCCGCTACCGGTACCTGGGCGGCGCCGCGGTGCGCGACGCCCGATTCCACCGCAACCTGCGGATGACCACCGAGGAGACCCGCGCGTTCGGGACCGCGTGCGTCGACGGCATGGTGCGCGTGATCGACGAGGCCCTGGAACGGGCCGGTCTCGGCCGCGACGACGTGGACTGGATCATGCCGCACATGTCCAACGCGTTCGTCTGGCGCGCGGTCGCCGGCGGCCTCGGCATCCCGATGGAGCGGGTCTACCTGGACCTGCTGCCCGACCAGGGCCACACCTTCGGGGTGGACGCCCTGATGGCGCTCGACCACGCCGACCGGACCGGCCGGCTGGAGCCGGGCCGGCGGTGCGTACTGGCGGCCCAGGGCATGGGCGCCTATTTCCAGGCGGCCGTCGTCGAGGTGACGGAGGACGCGTCGTGA
- a CDS encoding acyl carrier protein: MDEQKVAEHIKISLEAVLNREIGELGPETRLFEDLVLDSTSVLELLMSLEDTIGLEIDPDELDADVFRSFGSLSEYVMNQQRKAAA; encoded by the coding sequence ATGGACGAGCAGAAGGTCGCCGAGCACATCAAAATCTCGCTGGAAGCGGTGCTCAACCGCGAGATCGGCGAACTGGGCCCCGAGACACGGCTGTTCGAGGACCTCGTACTGGACTCGACGAGCGTCCTCGAACTGCTGATGAGCCTCGAGGACACCATCGGCCTGGAGATCGACCCGGACGAGCTGGACGCCGACGTGTTCCGCTCGTTCGGCAGCCTGTCCGAGTACGTGATGAACCAGCAGCGGAAAGCGGCGGCGTGA
- a CDS encoding condensation domain-containing protein, which yields MAKSARLGRGQRYFWLHHHQLPPGSRHDTHIVLDPPLPEGIAPVRIKAALNHLVRRHEALRTTFPIGADGLPEQRVHPPAALPVRHATVEADGTPSPAEAVRRCTREDFDLAADWPVRACLVTAAGVPKRLVLVLNHVAFDDWSIATFLGELAALLGGAVAGRPAQLPAVTVRPAELAAAEPDAPGPADAGRTAPWREEIRRLPADLFASRRAPAATPPAAAGAALTSPRLLAAARTVAARCRVWPSAVHLGAFAATAAAWTGSHRVPFWLFTSHRDDEAGMDVLTCMFAPLLTAVDLTDDPSFPEIVRRTAEALERAKDLPRTAYDETLELLAEEGTRRGAEVRVETELNFLNYAPRSCGTTRTRLVRNPDPEAWAQSGSDVYFRIHEWADGVTVALRAAGSVLPAEDIERFLRGYEELIVAHTDEAVDRPLSEITRVLDFPTAPASAPATPTGAPQAEPSPGAEAALVAAVGRANALAAVDPAAGYVAAGGRLLRAPRVLEILRDSGWTGLGVRELGGVRPLAALAGRLTRA from the coding sequence ATGGCGAAGAGCGCGCGGCTGGGCCGCGGACAGCGGTACTTCTGGCTCCACCACCATCAGCTTCCGCCCGGCAGCCGCCACGACACGCACATCGTGCTCGATCCGCCGCTGCCCGAGGGCATCGCACCGGTCCGGATCAAAGCGGCCCTGAACCATCTGGTCCGCCGCCACGAGGCGCTGCGGACCACCTTCCCGATCGGCGCCGACGGGCTGCCCGAGCAGCGCGTCCATCCGCCGGCCGCGCTGCCCGTGCGCCACGCGACGGTCGAGGCCGACGGGACGCCGTCACCGGCCGAGGCCGTCCGGCGGTGCACGCGGGAGGACTTCGACCTGGCCGCCGACTGGCCGGTGCGGGCCTGCCTGGTCACGGCGGCGGGCGTGCCGAAGCGGCTCGTCCTGGTGCTCAACCACGTGGCCTTCGACGACTGGAGCATCGCCACCTTCCTCGGCGAACTGGCGGCGCTGCTCGGCGGAGCCGTCGCGGGCCGCCCCGCCCAGCTGCCCGCCGTGACCGTCCGGCCCGCCGAACTGGCCGCCGCCGAGCCGGACGCGCCCGGTCCGGCGGACGCCGGGCGGACGGCGCCCTGGCGCGAGGAGATCAGGAGGCTTCCCGCGGACCTGTTCGCGAGCCGCCGCGCCCCCGCCGCCACACCCCCCGCGGCGGCCGGCGCGGCCCTCACCTCGCCCCGGCTGCTGGCCGCCGCCCGCACGGTCGCGGCCCGCTGCCGGGTGTGGCCGTCGGCGGTCCACCTGGGGGCGTTCGCGGCGACGGCCGCCGCCTGGACCGGCAGCCACCGCGTCCCGTTCTGGCTGTTCACGAGCCACCGCGACGACGAGGCCGGCATGGACGTCCTGACCTGTATGTTCGCCCCGCTGCTCACCGCCGTCGACCTGACGGACGACCCCTCGTTCCCCGAGATCGTCCGGCGGACCGCCGAAGCCCTGGAGCGGGCGAAGGACCTGCCGCGGACGGCGTACGACGAGACCCTGGAACTGCTCGCCGAGGAGGGCACCCGGCGCGGCGCCGAGGTCCGGGTCGAGACCGAGCTCAACTTCCTGAACTACGCGCCGCGTTCCTGCGGCACCACCCGTACGCGGCTGGTCCGCAACCCCGACCCGGAGGCGTGGGCGCAGTCCGGGTCCGACGTCTACTTCCGGATCCACGAGTGGGCCGACGGCGTCACCGTCGCGCTGCGGGCGGCCGGTTCGGTGCTGCCCGCGGAGGACATCGAGCGGTTCCTGCGCGGCTACGAGGAGTTGATCGTGGCGCACACGGACGAGGCGGTGGACCGCCCGCTCAGCGAGATCACCCGGGTGCTGGACTTCCCGACGGCCCCCGCCTCGGCCCCGGCCACGCCCACCGGCGCGCCGCAGGCCGAGCCGAGCCCCGGCGCCGAGGCGGCGCTCGTCGCGGCCGTCGGCCGGGCCAACGCCCTCGCCGCCGTCGATCCGGCGGCCGGTTACGTCGCCGCCGGCGGCCGCCTGCTGCGGGCGCCCCGCGTCCTGGAGATCCTCCGCGACAGCGGATGGACGGGGCTCGGGGTGCGCGAACTCGGCGGCGTCCGGCCGCTGGCGGCGCTGGCCGGACGACTGACGCGCGCCTGA
- a CDS encoding acyl-CoA dehydrogenase family protein, giving the protein MIAASERAAHEAGLAAGLAVALDGFDTTAAPGPVAAVPSAWAAEDAEVLPHHVAAAEGISFVRCAAPGTAPEQELVALAAGLAAVRLGATRRLTRHAVEHLTHRTSGGEPTIRKQLVLGTLADLLTAVEAIRAQLRVVAPTVATVGDVHDRITALDWEAAKLLGASGFLVESPARSAHVSQLVANCWVVREAAR; this is encoded by the coding sequence ATGATCGCCGCAAGCGAGCGGGCCGCGCACGAGGCCGGGCTCGCCGCAGGACTGGCCGTGGCGCTGGACGGATTCGACACGACCGCCGCCCCGGGCCCGGTCGCCGCCGTACCGTCGGCCTGGGCCGCCGAGGACGCCGAGGTGCTCCCCCATCACGTGGCCGCCGCGGAGGGCATCTCCTTCGTGCGGTGCGCCGCCCCGGGCACCGCCCCCGAGCAGGAACTGGTCGCCCTCGCCGCCGGTCTCGCCGCGGTCCGCCTGGGCGCCACCCGCCGGCTCACCCGGCACGCCGTCGAGCACCTGACCCACCGGACCTCGGGCGGCGAACCCACCATCCGCAAGCAGCTGGTCCTCGGCACCCTCGCCGATCTCCTCACCGCGGTGGAGGCGATCCGGGCCCAGCTGCGGGTCGTGGCGCCGACCGTCGCGACGGTGGGCGACGTGCACGACCGGATCACCGCCCTGGACTGGGAGGCGGCCAAGCTGCTCGGCGCGAGCGGTTTCCTCGTGGAGAGCCCGGCCCGCAGCGCCCACGTCTCCCAACTCGTCGCCAACTGCTGGGTCGTTCGGGAGGCCGCCCGATGA
- a CDS encoding acyl-CoA dehydrogenase, which yields MTAPASTTAALRERFAEVVPDLRSRALSVDADPTTIGDHLGSPGLELVRGATTPRRYLGSSAPEGIRDLDTDSCLARVVGTVELARGDAAMLTASPGPSLAGAVVDALGSEAQKDYFYDAIADGATWTFFGMTEPGIGSDATMMGTRLEREPTGGYRLFGTKRYISNGTRGAIGAVFARTGPSPLSIRAVLVECPADGFTARPLDMTGLRGARISELEFDGMPVREDMVLGSHLRLSQRGIWGVVRTFNYMRVHIGALALGTALAITEYVQRQRPGFAPADVITARLLAARQVVYDAAASVDHDPDDQRPPSVAKLHATGLAVTVAHWAATALGPASLLEHPLLEKWCRDVYAFEFMDGTSNIQRLQIARDL from the coding sequence ATGACCGCTCCCGCCTCGACGACGGCCGCGCTGCGCGAACGCTTCGCGGAGGTCGTCCCCGACCTGCGCTCCCGGGCGCTGTCCGTGGACGCCGACCCCACCACCATCGGGGACCATCTGGGCTCGCCCGGCCTGGAGCTGGTCCGCGGCGCCACGACGCCCCGGCGGTATCTGGGTTCCTCGGCGCCCGAAGGGATCCGGGACCTCGACACCGACTCCTGTCTGGCCCGCGTGGTCGGCACCGTCGAACTCGCCCGCGGCGACGCCGCGATGCTCACCGCGAGCCCCGGCCCCTCGCTGGCCGGCGCGGTGGTCGACGCGCTCGGCAGCGAGGCGCAGAAGGACTACTTCTACGACGCCATCGCCGACGGTGCCACCTGGACGTTCTTCGGCATGACCGAGCCGGGCATCGGCAGCGACGCGACGATGATGGGCACCCGTCTCGAGCGCGAACCCACGGGCGGCTACCGCCTGTTCGGCACCAAGCGCTACATCAGCAACGGCACCCGCGGCGCCATCGGCGCCGTCTTCGCCCGTACGGGCCCGTCGCCGCTGTCGATCCGGGCCGTCCTGGTCGAGTGCCCCGCCGACGGGTTCACGGCCCGCCCCCTGGACATGACCGGTCTGCGCGGCGCGCGGATCAGCGAGCTGGAGTTCGACGGCATGCCCGTCCGGGAGGACATGGTCCTCGGCAGCCATCTGCGGCTCTCCCAGCGCGGCATCTGGGGCGTCGTGCGCACCTTCAACTACATGCGCGTCCACATCGGCGCGCTGGCCCTGGGCACGGCCCTGGCCATCACCGAGTACGTGCAGCGGCAGCGGCCGGGGTTCGCCCCGGCGGACGTGATCACCGCCCGGCTCCTCGCGGCCCGCCAGGTGGTCTACGACGCGGCGGCCTCGGTCGACCACGACCCGGACGACCAGCGGCCGCCCTCGGTCGCCAAGCTGCACGCCACGGGCCTGGCCGTGACCGTCGCCCACTGGGCCGCCACGGCGCTGGGCCCCGCGTCCCTGCTGGAACATCCGCTGCTGGAGAAGTGGTGCCGCGATGTCTACGCCTTCGAGTTCATGGACGGCACCAGCAACATCCAGCGCCTCCAGATCGCTCGCGACCTGTGA
- a CDS encoding GNAT family protein — MRWRGFREADRDLLTGHWLPGELLGLPVADRPPLAEPVTVDPPVDDTTELCVAPGIGFARFSGVDWIHRHARLEIGLRDASVDPKPLLEAAVRHGFDVLGLHRVHGLVTPAAHTVDAVLESCGFHREAVVPQALWLAGRPVDRHVWSVLDA, encoded by the coding sequence ATGAGGTGGAGAGGCTTCCGTGAGGCCGACCGGGACCTGCTGACGGGCCATTGGCTGCCCGGCGAACTGCTCGGGCTGCCGGTCGCCGACCGCCCGCCGCTGGCCGAGCCCGTCACGGTCGATCCGCCCGTGGACGACACGACCGAGCTGTGCGTCGCCCCGGGCATCGGCTTCGCCCGCTTCAGCGGCGTGGACTGGATCCACCGGCACGCCCGGCTTGAGATCGGCCTGCGGGACGCGTCCGTCGACCCGAAGCCGCTGCTGGAGGCGGCGGTCAGACACGGTTTCGACGTGCTCGGCCTGCACCGGGTCCACGGCCTGGTGACCCCGGCCGCCCACACCGTCGACGCCGTGCTGGAGTCGTGCGGCTTCCACCGGGAGGCGGTGGTGCCGCAGGCGCTCTGGCTCGCCGGCCGTCCCGTCGACCGACACGTCTGGAGTGTTCTCGATGCCTGA
- a CDS encoding 4'-phosphopantetheinyl transferase superfamily protein — protein sequence MVVRIWVVEAEPAEADARSLLTPAELSRAGELAREQVRRTFVVSRAVQRALGARYLGVPAAEVGISRACAHCAHDTHGKPHFTAAPELDFSVSHTGDLVVIAAATDTRVGLDVELGNRMIEVDEMTRVLTTAGERRILAGHRGEALRTELFRIWARKEAAVKLTGHGLLQVPFTALSVDGPVVRIDTPPAGWPDEAVHLTDLPLGHGSVAALATTVAGPRTEIVTLPRVADLTL from the coding sequence ATGGTCGTACGGATATGGGTCGTGGAAGCGGAGCCGGCCGAGGCGGACGCCCGGAGCCTGCTGACTCCGGCGGAGCTGTCCCGCGCCGGCGAACTGGCCCGGGAGCAGGTCCGCAGGACGTTCGTCGTCTCCCGCGCCGTGCAGCGGGCCCTGGGCGCGCGCTACCTGGGAGTACCGGCCGCCGAGGTCGGCATCAGCCGCGCCTGCGCCCACTGCGCGCACGACACCCACGGGAAGCCGCACTTCACGGCGGCGCCCGAACTCGACTTCTCCGTCTCCCACACCGGGGACCTCGTGGTGATCGCGGCCGCCACCGACACCCGGGTCGGGCTCGACGTGGAGCTGGGCAACCGGATGATCGAGGTCGACGAGATGACGCGCGTGCTCACCACCGCCGGCGAGCGGCGGATCCTCGCCGGGCACCGGGGCGAGGCCCTGCGCACCGAGCTGTTCCGGATCTGGGCGCGCAAGGAGGCGGCGGTGAAACTGACCGGGCACGGACTGCTCCAGGTCCCCTTCACCGCGCTGTCGGTGGACGGCCCGGTCGTCCGGATCGACACGCCGCCGGCCGGCTGGCCGGACGAGGCCGTCCACCTCACCGATCTGCCGCTCGGCCACGGCAGCGTCGCGGCCCTCGCCACCACCGTGGCGGGGCCGCGCACCGAGATCGTCACACTGCCGCGGGTCGCCGATCTGACGCTGTGA
- a CDS encoding DUF4097 family beta strand repeat-containing protein, whose amino-acid sequence MPSFDTPGPIAVGAHVGAGSLRFTASDRHDTTVDVRPASPKRDKDVRAAEQTEVSYANGVLTITTKERRFIGPSGAVDVTVELPAGSDIDVTGSWAQIAGEGRLGRARVKTSGGDVRLDTTGPLHLTVSHGSVFVDRVEGEAEITTSSGSVRVGTVDGPATLKNSHGSTTVGTVTGELRANGSFGDIDIQRARASVTAVTAHGALRVAEVTSGTVQLETSYGAIDIGVRAGTAAWLDVSAERGQVHNTLADSAPPEESENTVEVRARTRWGNIDIRRAKG is encoded by the coding sequence ATGCCTTCTTTCGACACTCCCGGACCGATCGCGGTCGGCGCCCACGTGGGCGCGGGCTCCCTACGGTTCACCGCGAGCGACCGGCACGACACCACCGTGGACGTCCGTCCCGCCAGCCCCAAGCGGGACAAGGACGTGCGCGCCGCCGAGCAGACGGAGGTCTCGTACGCGAACGGCGTGCTGACCATCACGACGAAGGAGCGCCGCTTCATCGGCCCCTCCGGCGCCGTGGACGTGACGGTCGAACTGCCCGCCGGCTCGGACATCGACGTCACCGGCTCCTGGGCCCAGATCGCCGGCGAGGGCCGGCTCGGCAGGGCCAGGGTCAAGACCTCGGGCGGCGACGTCCGCCTGGACACGACCGGGCCGCTCCACCTGACCGTCTCGCACGGCTCGGTCTTCGTCGACCGGGTCGAGGGCGAGGCCGAGATCACCACCAGCTCCGGCAGCGTGCGCGTCGGCACCGTCGACGGCCCCGCCACCCTGAAGAACTCGCACGGCAGCACGACCGTCGGCACCGTGACAGGCGAGCTGCGGGCGAACGGCTCCTTCGGCGACATCGACATCCAGCGGGCCCGCGCCTCGGTCACCGCCGTCACCGCCCACGGCGCCCTGCGCGTCGCCGAAGTGACGTCCGGCACCGTCCAGTTGGAGACGTCCTACGGCGCCATCGACATCGGCGTCCGCGCGGGCACCGCCGCCTGGCTCGACGTCAGCGCCGAGCGCGGACAGGTTCACAACACGCTCGCCGACTCGGCGCCTCCGGAGGAGTCGGAGAACACTGTCGAGGTCCGCGCCAGGACGCGCTGGGGCAACATCGACATCCGCCGCGCCAAGGGCTGA
- a CDS encoding ATP-binding cassette domain-containing protein: MPATVMNTTRNATAAPAVSVTGLRKSYGDKTVLDGIDLHIPAGSIFALLGPNGAGKTTTVQILSTLVSADADSGRVRVAGHDLATDPQAIRAAIGVTGQFSAVDGLITGEENMLLMADLHHLSKKEGRRVAAELLERFDLTDAAKKPASTYSGGMKRRLDIAMTLVGDPRIIFLDEPTTGLDPRSRHTMWGIIRELVRDGVTVLLTTQYLEEADELADRIAVLNNGRIAAEGTAEELKRIVPGGHVRLRFTDPDAYRSAASALQVATRDDEALSLSIPSDGSQRELRAILDRLDAAGIEADELTVHTPDLDDVFFALTDTTGTVPAQTQENAR; the protein is encoded by the coding sequence ATGCCTGCAACTGTCATGAACACGACCAGAAACGCCACGGCCGCCCCCGCCGTCTCCGTCACCGGCCTCCGCAAGTCCTACGGGGACAAGACCGTCCTCGACGGCATCGACCTGCACATCCCCGCCGGCTCGATCTTCGCGCTGCTCGGGCCCAACGGGGCCGGCAAGACCACCACCGTGCAGATCCTGTCCACCCTCGTCTCCGCCGACGCCGACAGCGGGCGGGTCCGGGTCGCGGGGCACGACCTCGCCACCGACCCCCAGGCGATCCGCGCCGCGATCGGTGTCACCGGGCAGTTCTCCGCCGTCGACGGGCTGATCACCGGCGAGGAGAACATGCTCCTCATGGCCGACCTGCACCACCTGTCCAAGAAGGAGGGCCGGCGGGTCGCCGCCGAGCTGCTGGAGCGGTTCGACCTCACGGACGCCGCGAAGAAGCCCGCCTCCACCTACTCCGGCGGCATGAAGCGCCGTCTCGACATCGCCATGACGCTCGTCGGCGACCCGCGGATCATCTTCCTCGACGAGCCCACCACGGGACTGGACCCGCGCAGCCGCCACACCATGTGGGGCATCATCCGCGAGCTGGTCCGCGACGGCGTCACCGTGCTGCTCACCACGCAGTACCTCGAAGAGGCCGATGAACTCGCCGACCGCATCGCGGTGTTGAACAACGGCAGGATCGCCGCCGAAGGCACCGCGGAGGAGCTCAAGCGCATCGTCCCCGGCGGCCATGTCCGCCTGCGCTTCACCGACCCGGACGCCTACCGCTCCGCGGCCTCCGCGCTCCAGGTGGCCACGCGGGACGACGAGGCGCTCAGCCTCTCGATCCCCAGCGACGGCAGCCAGCGCGAGCTGCGCGCCATCCTCGACCGGCTGGACGCGGCCGGCATCGAGGCGGACGAACTGACCGTGCACACCCCCGACCTCGACGACGTGTTCTTCGCACTGACCGACACCACCGGCACCGTCCCCGCCCAGACCCAGGAGAACGCCCGATGA
- a CDS encoding ABC transporter permease gives MSTFALAVRDSNTMLRRNLLHARRYPSMTLNLLLTPVVLLLLFVYVFGDVMSGGAGRDAYLAYLLPGIALMTVGSTTIGTAVSVAMDMSEGIIARFRTMAIHRGSVLIGHVVGSVIQSVASVVLVGAVGVALGFRSTDATALEWLAAFGLIALFSLALTWIAVGMGLISPNAEAASNNAMPLIFLPLISSAFVPLHSMPGWFQPIAEYQPFTPAIETLRGLLLGSEIGNNWWIALAWSVGLAVLGYFWSASTFNNTGKK, from the coding sequence ATGAGCACCTTCGCCCTCGCCGTCCGCGACTCGAACACGATGCTGCGCCGCAATCTCCTGCACGCGCGCCGCTACCCGTCGATGACGCTGAACCTGCTGCTCACGCCGGTCGTCCTGCTGCTGCTCTTCGTCTACGTCTTCGGTGACGTGATGAGCGGCGGCGCCGGCCGCGACGCCTACCTCGCCTATCTCCTGCCCGGCATCGCGCTGATGACGGTCGGCTCGACCACCATCGGCACCGCGGTCTCGGTCGCCATGGACATGAGCGAGGGCATCATCGCCCGGTTCCGCACGATGGCCATCCACCGCGGCTCGGTGCTCATCGGGCACGTCGTCGGCAGCGTCATCCAGTCCGTGGCCAGTGTCGTGCTGGTCGGCGCCGTCGGTGTCGCCCTCGGGTTCCGCTCCACCGACGCCACCGCCCTGGAATGGCTCGCCGCGTTCGGGCTCATCGCCCTCTTCTCCCTCGCCCTGACCTGGATCGCCGTGGGCATGGGCCTGATCAGCCCGAACGCCGAGGCCGCCAGCAACAACGCGATGCCGCTGATCTTCCTGCCGCTGATCTCCAGCGCGTTCGTGCCGCTGCACTCGATGCCGGGCTGGTTCCAGCCGATCGCCGAGTACCAGCCCTTCACGCCCGCCATCGAGACCCTGCGCGGCCTGCTCCTCGGCTCGGAGATCGGGAACAACTGGTGGATCGCCCTCGCCTGGAGCGTCGGGCTCGCCGTCCTCGGCTACTTCTGGTCGGCCTCCACCTTCAACAACACCGGGAAGAAGTGA
- a CDS encoding GMC family oxidoreductase, translating to MPEAPVPETDFDVIVVGSGFGGSVAALRLTEKGYRVAVLEAGRRYTRDTLPRTSLKLRDYLWAPRLGLYGIQRIHLMKNVMVLAGAGVGGGSLNYANTLYVPPPAFFEDQQWAGITDWQAELAPYYDQARRMLGVRTNPTTTEADELLRAAARRMGAGDTFRLTPVGVFFGDGKDAEGATTAAPGEPVPDPYFGGAGPARAACTECGSCMTGCRVGAKNTLTENYLHLAERIGAEVRPLTTVTRVRELDDGTYEVKTVPTGKRRRGRGTVLRARRVVLAAGTYGTQTLLHRMKADGVLPRLSQRLGVLTRTNSEALVGALTWPRRLGRTDIDFTRGVAITSSVHPNPTTHIENVRYGKGSNLMALICVPQYRQNLPKPLAAALAFLSHPVLVVRTVALRRWSERTIIGLVMQTHDNSLTTELTRRGALTAEQGHGRPNPVHIPEGWQAAGLIAESINGFAGTNLGELLGKPLTAHFLGGCAIGESPESGVIDAYHRVYGHPGISVVDGSAVSANLGVNPSLTITAQAERAMSYWPNKGEPDPRPGPGEEYRPLTPVLPAAPAVPAGAYGELRF from the coding sequence GTGCCTGAGGCCCCTGTTCCCGAGACCGACTTCGACGTCATCGTCGTCGGCTCCGGCTTCGGCGGCTCCGTCGCCGCCCTCCGGCTGACCGAGAAGGGCTACCGCGTCGCCGTCCTGGAGGCGGGCCGCCGCTACACGCGCGACACCCTGCCCCGTACGTCCCTGAAGCTCCGCGACTACCTGTGGGCGCCACGGCTCGGCCTGTACGGGATCCAGCGCATCCACCTGATGAAGAACGTGATGGTGCTCGCGGGAGCGGGCGTCGGCGGCGGCTCCCTGAACTACGCCAACACCCTCTACGTCCCGCCGCCCGCCTTCTTCGAGGACCAGCAGTGGGCGGGCATCACCGACTGGCAGGCCGAACTCGCCCCCTACTACGACCAGGCGCGCCGCATGCTCGGCGTGCGCACCAACCCGACCACCACCGAGGCCGACGAACTGCTGCGCGCGGCGGCCCGCAGGATGGGCGCGGGCGACACCTTCCGACTCACCCCCGTCGGCGTCTTCTTCGGCGACGGCAAGGACGCGGAAGGCGCCACGACCGCCGCTCCGGGGGAGCCGGTCCCCGACCCCTACTTCGGCGGCGCAGGGCCCGCCCGCGCCGCCTGCACCGAGTGCGGCTCGTGCATGACGGGCTGCCGCGTCGGTGCCAAGAACACCCTCACCGAGAACTATCTGCACCTCGCCGAACGCATCGGCGCCGAGGTCCGCCCCCTCACCACCGTCACCCGCGTCCGCGAGCTGGACGACGGCACGTACGAGGTAAAGACCGTGCCCACCGGCAAGCGCCGCCGGGGCCGCGGCACCGTCCTGCGCGCCCGGCGCGTCGTCCTCGCCGCCGGCACGTACGGCACCCAGACCCTGCTGCACCGCATGAAGGCCGACGGCGTCCTGCCGCGGCTGTCGCAGCGGCTCGGGGTGCTGACCCGCACCAACTCCGAAGCGCTGGTGGGGGCGTTGACCTGGCCGCGCCGCCTCGGCCGCACGGACATCGACTTCACGCGCGGGGTGGCCATCACCTCCTCCGTGCACCCGAACCCCACCACCCACATCGAGAACGTCCGCTACGGCAAGGGCTCCAACCTCATGGCCCTGATCTGCGTACCCCAGTACAGGCAGAACCTGCCGAAGCCGCTGGCCGCCGCGCTCGCGTTCCTCTCCCACCCGGTGCTCGTGGTCCGCACGGTCGCGCTGCGGCGCTGGTCGGAGCGGACCATCATCGGGCTCGTCATGCAGACCCACGACAACTCACTGACGACCGAGCTGACGCGCCGCGGGGCGCTCACCGCCGAGCAGGGCCACGGCCGCCCCAACCCCGTCCACATCCCCGAGGGCTGGCAGGCCGCCGGGCTGATCGCCGAGTCCATCAACGGCTTCGCGGGCACCAACCTCGGCGAGCTGCTGGGCAAGCCGCTCACCGCGCACTTCCTCGGCGGCTGCGCCATCGGGGAGTCGCCCGAGAGCGGGGTCATCGACGCCTACCACCGGGTCTACGGGCATCCGGGCATCTCGGTGGTGGACGGCTCGGCGGTCTCCGCGAACCTGGGCGTCAATCCGTCCCTGACGATCACCGCGCAGGCCGAGCGCGCGATGTCGTACTGGCCGAACAAGGGCGAGCCCGACCCGCGCCCTGGGCCGGGGGAGGAGTACCGGCCGCTGACACCGGTGCTCCCCGCGGCGCCTGCGGTTCCGGCAGGCGCCTACGGGGAGTTGAGGTTCTGA